The Ranitomeya imitator isolate aRanImi1 chromosome 3, aRanImi1.pri, whole genome shotgun sequence genome has a window encoding:
- the NAB2 gene encoding NGFI-A-binding protein 2 isoform X4, producing MSLVGMATKPLHVRRLQKALRDWATNPGLFNQPPLNSVPLSTSIPLFKISETMGRVARPCNGHVSNIETLSKGIGGFVLPEQQEQHGKRSPSQLDNRPWAVQVSPELNEGDDEEVDDDEDGRGTQYATAGERLDPELVQVISDSVERLMKGLPRGDVAEARSMLKINKKLGRSLGHIFQIPDGGPRKEREIRRHSAIYGRSDSKRREGKRLTLHELTINEAAAQCCMRDNTLLLRRVELFSLARQAARESSYLASLKCSRLNPEETGAPQAKIPKQEVVDNPLQGESESVTTSARHSLEEDSGSVSGESMDGHLQAVTVRIPTSPGAPPADLSLAVPHPAPWSRQLLQQTLMDEGLRLARLVSRDRLGRLSLCVPGTPHIAECDDGGSESCSSLPVSPQITDLRSASCKEQE from the exons ATGTCCTTGGTTGGCATGGCTACAAAGCCATTACATGTCAGACGACTCCAGAAGGCCTTACGAGATTGGGCTACTAATCCAGGACTATTTAACCAGCCACCACTGAACAGTGTCCCTCTTAGCACCAGTATACCATTGTTTAAGATATCGGAGACAATGGGCAGAGTAGCTCGACCATGTAATGGTCACGTTAGCAACATCGAAACATTGAGTAAAGGCATTGGTGGCTTCGTTCTTCCAGAACAACAAGAACAGCACGGCAAACGATCTCCATCACAACTGGACAACAGACCATGGGCAGTGCAAGTGTCTCCAGAGCTAAACGAAGGAGATGatgaagaggtggatgatgatgaagaTGGGAGAGGAACACAATATGCAACAGCAGGTGAACGATTAGACCCCGAGTTAGTACAGGTGATCTCTGACAGTGTCGAGAGGCTGATGAAAGGCTTGCCGCGGGGGGATGTTGCCGAGGCCAGGTCCATgctgaaaataaacaaaaaattagGACGGTCGCTAGGACACATCTTTCAGATACCAGATGGAGGGCCAAGAAAAGAAAGGGAGATTCGAAGACACAGTGCTATCTATGGAAGGAGCGACTCCAAGAGACGTGAAGGAAAAAGACTTACTCTGCACGAG CTAACAATAAATGAGGCCGCAGCTCAGTGTTGTATGAGGGACAACACCCTGCTCCTTAGGAGGGTAGAGCTGTTCTCACTAGCAAGACAAGCTGCCCGGGAGAGCTCCTACTTGGCATCTCTGAAGTGCTCCAG GTTAAATCCTGAAGAGACAGGTGCACCACAGGCAAAAATACCAAAGCAAGAG GTTGTGGATAACCCATTGCAAGGGGAATCAGAAAGTGTAACTACATCTGCAAGGCACAGCTTGGAAGAAGACAGCGGCAGTGTCTCTGGGGAAAGCATGGACGGTCATTTGCAAG CTGTAACAGTCAGAATACCCACCTCCCCTGGAGCTCCCCCGGCCGACCTGTCACTTGCTGTACCACACCCGGCTCCATGGAGCAGGCAGCTTTTGCAGCAAACCCTGATGGATGAAGGTTTACGACTCGCCAGACTTGTGTCACGTGACCGATTAGGCCGCCTGAGTCTGTGTGTACCAGGAACTCCTCATATTGCAG aatgtgATGACGGTGGTTCAGAAAGTTGCTCAAGTTTGCCAGTTTCACCACAAATCACAGACCTCAGATCTGCAAGTTGCAAGGAGCAAGAATAA
- the NAB2 gene encoding NGFI-A-binding protein 2 isoform X2 → MAERAGRSDDLKRASKARIIAETTSLPRTLGELQLYRVLQRANLLGYYDTFIQQGGDDVQQLCEAGEDEFLEIMSLVGMATKPLHVRRLQKALRDWATNPGLFNQPPLNSVPLSTSIPLFKISETMGRVARPCNGHVSNIETLSKGIGGFVLPEQQEQHGKRSPSQLDNRPWAVQVSPELNEGDDEEVDDDEDGRGTQYATAGERLDPELVQVISDSVERLMKGLPRGDVAEARSMLKINKKLGRSLGHIFQIPDGGPRKEREIRRHSAIYGRSDSKRREGKRLTLHELTINEAAAQCCMRDNTLLLRRVELFSLARQAARESSYLASLKCSRLNPEETGAPQAKIPKQEVVDNPLQGESESVTTSARHSLEEDSGSVSGESMDGHLQAVTVRIPTSPGAPPADLSLAVPHPAPWSRQLLQQTLMDEGLRLARLVSRDRLGRLSLCVPGTPHIAECDDGGSESCSSLPVSPQITDLRSASCKEQE, encoded by the exons ATGGCGGAGAGGGCCGGCAGATCAGATGACCTAAAGCGGGCGTCCAAAGCAAG GATCATTGCAGAAACCACTTCCCTCCCACGCACCCTGGGGGAGCTGCAGCTGTATCGTGTTCTCCAGAGAGCCAACTTGCTAGGTTATTATGATACCTTCATCCAGCAGGGAGGTGATGATGTACAGCAGCTATGTGAGGCCGGAGAAGATGAGTTCTTGGAAATTATGTCCTTGGTTGGCATGGCTACAAAGCCATTACATGTCAGACGACTCCAGAAGGCCTTACGAGATTGGGCTACTAATCCAGGACTATTTAACCAGCCACCACTGAACAGTGTCCCTCTTAGCACCAGTATACCATTGTTTAAGATATCGGAGACAATGGGCAGAGTAGCTCGACCATGTAATGGTCACGTTAGCAACATCGAAACATTGAGTAAAGGCATTGGTGGCTTCGTTCTTCCAGAACAACAAGAACAGCACGGCAAACGATCTCCATCACAACTGGACAACAGACCATGGGCAGTGCAAGTGTCTCCAGAGCTAAACGAAGGAGATGatgaagaggtggatgatgatgaagaTGGGAGAGGAACACAATATGCAACAGCAGGTGAACGATTAGACCCCGAGTTAGTACAGGTGATCTCTGACAGTGTCGAGAGGCTGATGAAAGGCTTGCCGCGGGGGGATGTTGCCGAGGCCAGGTCCATgctgaaaataaacaaaaaattagGACGGTCGCTAGGACACATCTTTCAGATACCAGATGGAGGGCCAAGAAAAGAAAGGGAGATTCGAAGACACAGTGCTATCTATGGAAGGAGCGACTCCAAGAGACGTGAAGGAAAAAGACTTACTCTGCACGAG CTAACAATAAATGAGGCCGCAGCTCAGTGTTGTATGAGGGACAACACCCTGCTCCTTAGGAGGGTAGAGCTGTTCTCACTAGCAAGACAAGCTGCCCGGGAGAGCTCCTACTTGGCATCTCTGAAGTGCTCCAG GTTAAATCCTGAAGAGACAGGTGCACCACAGGCAAAAATACCAAAGCAAGAG GTTGTGGATAACCCATTGCAAGGGGAATCAGAAAGTGTAACTACATCTGCAAGGCACAGCTTGGAAGAAGACAGCGGCAGTGTCTCTGGGGAAAGCATGGACGGTCATTTGCAAG CTGTAACAGTCAGAATACCCACCTCCCCTGGAGCTCCCCCGGCCGACCTGTCACTTGCTGTACCACACCCGGCTCCATGGAGCAGGCAGCTTTTGCAGCAAACCCTGATGGATGAAGGTTTACGACTCGCCAGACTTGTGTCACGTGACCGATTAGGCCGCCTGAGTCTGTGTGTACCAGGAACTCCTCATATTGCAG aatgtgATGACGGTGGTTCAGAAAGTTGCTCAAGTTTGCCAGTTTCACCACAAATCACAGACCTCAGATCTGCAAGTTGCAAGGAGCAAGAATAA
- the NAB2 gene encoding NGFI-A-binding protein 2 isoform X1: MAERAGRSDDLKRASKARIIAETTSLPRTLGELQLYRVLQRANLLGYYDTFIQQGGDDVQQLCEAGEDEFLEIMSLVGMATKPLHVRRLQKALRDWATNPGLFNQPPLNSVPLSTSIPLFKISETMGRVARPCNGHVSNIETLSKGIGGFVLPEQQEQHGKRSPSQLDNRPWAVQVSPELNEGDDEEVDDDEDGRGTQYATAGERLDPELVQVISDSVERLMKGLPRGDVAEARSMLKINKKLGRSLGHIFQIPDGGPRKEREIRRHSAIYGRSDSKRREGKRLTLHELTINEAAAQCCMRDNTLLLRRVELFSLARQAARESSYLASLKCSRLNPEETGAPQAKIPKQEVVDNPLQGESESVTTSARHSLEEDSGSVSGESMDGHLQAAVTVRIPTSPGAPPADLSLAVPHPAPWSRQLLQQTLMDEGLRLARLVSRDRLGRLSLCVPGTPHIAECDDGGSESCSSLPVSPQITDLRSASCKEQE; encoded by the exons ATGGCGGAGAGGGCCGGCAGATCAGATGACCTAAAGCGGGCGTCCAAAGCAAG GATCATTGCAGAAACCACTTCCCTCCCACGCACCCTGGGGGAGCTGCAGCTGTATCGTGTTCTCCAGAGAGCCAACTTGCTAGGTTATTATGATACCTTCATCCAGCAGGGAGGTGATGATGTACAGCAGCTATGTGAGGCCGGAGAAGATGAGTTCTTGGAAATTATGTCCTTGGTTGGCATGGCTACAAAGCCATTACATGTCAGACGACTCCAGAAGGCCTTACGAGATTGGGCTACTAATCCAGGACTATTTAACCAGCCACCACTGAACAGTGTCCCTCTTAGCACCAGTATACCATTGTTTAAGATATCGGAGACAATGGGCAGAGTAGCTCGACCATGTAATGGTCACGTTAGCAACATCGAAACATTGAGTAAAGGCATTGGTGGCTTCGTTCTTCCAGAACAACAAGAACAGCACGGCAAACGATCTCCATCACAACTGGACAACAGACCATGGGCAGTGCAAGTGTCTCCAGAGCTAAACGAAGGAGATGatgaagaggtggatgatgatgaagaTGGGAGAGGAACACAATATGCAACAGCAGGTGAACGATTAGACCCCGAGTTAGTACAGGTGATCTCTGACAGTGTCGAGAGGCTGATGAAAGGCTTGCCGCGGGGGGATGTTGCCGAGGCCAGGTCCATgctgaaaataaacaaaaaattagGACGGTCGCTAGGACACATCTTTCAGATACCAGATGGAGGGCCAAGAAAAGAAAGGGAGATTCGAAGACACAGTGCTATCTATGGAAGGAGCGACTCCAAGAGACGTGAAGGAAAAAGACTTACTCTGCACGAG CTAACAATAAATGAGGCCGCAGCTCAGTGTTGTATGAGGGACAACACCCTGCTCCTTAGGAGGGTAGAGCTGTTCTCACTAGCAAGACAAGCTGCCCGGGAGAGCTCCTACTTGGCATCTCTGAAGTGCTCCAG GTTAAATCCTGAAGAGACAGGTGCACCACAGGCAAAAATACCAAAGCAAGAG GTTGTGGATAACCCATTGCAAGGGGAATCAGAAAGTGTAACTACATCTGCAAGGCACAGCTTGGAAGAAGACAGCGGCAGTGTCTCTGGGGAAAGCATGGACGGTCATTTGCAAG CAGCTGTAACAGTCAGAATACCCACCTCCCCTGGAGCTCCCCCGGCCGACCTGTCACTTGCTGTACCACACCCGGCTCCATGGAGCAGGCAGCTTTTGCAGCAAACCCTGATGGATGAAGGTTTACGACTCGCCAGACTTGTGTCACGTGACCGATTAGGCCGCCTGAGTCTGTGTGTACCAGGAACTCCTCATATTGCAG aatgtgATGACGGTGGTTCAGAAAGTTGCTCAAGTTTGCCAGTTTCACCACAAATCACAGACCTCAGATCTGCAAGTTGCAAGGAGCAAGAATAA
- the NAB2 gene encoding NGFI-A-binding protein 2 isoform X3, with product MSLVGMATKPLHVRRLQKALRDWATNPGLFNQPPLNSVPLSTSIPLFKISETMGRVARPCNGHVSNIETLSKGIGGFVLPEQQEQHGKRSPSQLDNRPWAVQVSPELNEGDDEEVDDDEDGRGTQYATAGERLDPELVQVISDSVERLMKGLPRGDVAEARSMLKINKKLGRSLGHIFQIPDGGPRKEREIRRHSAIYGRSDSKRREGKRLTLHELTINEAAAQCCMRDNTLLLRRVELFSLARQAARESSYLASLKCSRLNPEETGAPQAKIPKQEVVDNPLQGESESVTTSARHSLEEDSGSVSGESMDGHLQAAVTVRIPTSPGAPPADLSLAVPHPAPWSRQLLQQTLMDEGLRLARLVSRDRLGRLSLCVPGTPHIAECDDGGSESCSSLPVSPQITDLRSASCKEQE from the exons ATGTCCTTGGTTGGCATGGCTACAAAGCCATTACATGTCAGACGACTCCAGAAGGCCTTACGAGATTGGGCTACTAATCCAGGACTATTTAACCAGCCACCACTGAACAGTGTCCCTCTTAGCACCAGTATACCATTGTTTAAGATATCGGAGACAATGGGCAGAGTAGCTCGACCATGTAATGGTCACGTTAGCAACATCGAAACATTGAGTAAAGGCATTGGTGGCTTCGTTCTTCCAGAACAACAAGAACAGCACGGCAAACGATCTCCATCACAACTGGACAACAGACCATGGGCAGTGCAAGTGTCTCCAGAGCTAAACGAAGGAGATGatgaagaggtggatgatgatgaagaTGGGAGAGGAACACAATATGCAACAGCAGGTGAACGATTAGACCCCGAGTTAGTACAGGTGATCTCTGACAGTGTCGAGAGGCTGATGAAAGGCTTGCCGCGGGGGGATGTTGCCGAGGCCAGGTCCATgctgaaaataaacaaaaaattagGACGGTCGCTAGGACACATCTTTCAGATACCAGATGGAGGGCCAAGAAAAGAAAGGGAGATTCGAAGACACAGTGCTATCTATGGAAGGAGCGACTCCAAGAGACGTGAAGGAAAAAGACTTACTCTGCACGAG CTAACAATAAATGAGGCCGCAGCTCAGTGTTGTATGAGGGACAACACCCTGCTCCTTAGGAGGGTAGAGCTGTTCTCACTAGCAAGACAAGCTGCCCGGGAGAGCTCCTACTTGGCATCTCTGAAGTGCTCCAG GTTAAATCCTGAAGAGACAGGTGCACCACAGGCAAAAATACCAAAGCAAGAG GTTGTGGATAACCCATTGCAAGGGGAATCAGAAAGTGTAACTACATCTGCAAGGCACAGCTTGGAAGAAGACAGCGGCAGTGTCTCTGGGGAAAGCATGGACGGTCATTTGCAAG CAGCTGTAACAGTCAGAATACCCACCTCCCCTGGAGCTCCCCCGGCCGACCTGTCACTTGCTGTACCACACCCGGCTCCATGGAGCAGGCAGCTTTTGCAGCAAACCCTGATGGATGAAGGTTTACGACTCGCCAGACTTGTGTCACGTGACCGATTAGGCCGCCTGAGTCTGTGTGTACCAGGAACTCCTCATATTGCAG aatgtgATGACGGTGGTTCAGAAAGTTGCTCAAGTTTGCCAGTTTCACCACAAATCACAGACCTCAGATCTGCAAGTTGCAAGGAGCAAGAATAA